A region of the Candidatus Delongbacteria bacterium genome:
CGAGCGCTACCGCCTGCTGGTGGAGGAGGCGTCCGCGGCCCTGGAGAAGGCGCGGGCGGCGCTGGCCGAGGCCGAGGCGGGGTTGAACCGCCGGGACGGCGCCAACGACCGCAATCCCGGGCTGATCGCCGGCGAAGAGGTGGAGAGCTGGCGCACGCGCGTGGCAACGGCCAAGGCCGAGCTGCGCTCCCGCGAGGCCACCCTGGCCCAGACGGTCCGCAACGCCGACGATTCGCGCGCCTGCGCGCCCTTCGCCGGGGCCATCCAGACCCGCGACGTGCAGACCGGCCGCTACGTGCAGCCCGGCGCCCTGCTGGCCACGCTGGTGCGGCGCGAGCCGCTGCTGCTGCGCTTCCAGGTCCCGGAGGGCGAGGCCTCGCGCCTGCGCCCCGGATTGGTGGCCCGCTTCCAGGTCCGCAACCAGCCCGGCGGTGGGCAGGCGCGCCTGGTGCACGTGGCGGAGTCCGCCCGGGAGGACACGCGCATGGTGGACGTGACCGCCGAGGTCCTGCGCCCGGATCCCGCCCTGCGGCCTGGCTCCTTCGCCGAGATCAGCGTGCCCGTGGGGTCCAGCGCCAACAGCCCGGTGATTCCGCAGACCGCCGTGCGGCCCAGCGAGCGCGGCTTCCTGGCCTATGTGATCAAGAACGGCAAGGCCCAGGAGCGCGTGCTCGAGCTGGGCCTGCGCACGGCCGAGGGCCTGGTGGAGGTGCGCAGCGGCCTGGCGCCGGCGGAGAGTCTGGTGGTGCGCGGCGCCGAGGCCCTGCGGGACGGATCCGCCGTGCGCGTGGGCGGCGGCAAGCCCGGCGGCGGCCCGGCGGGCGCCAAGCCCGGAGCGGGAGAGAAGGTCAAGCCATGAACCTCACCGAGATCTGCATCCGCAAACCGGTGCTGGCCTGGATGATGATCTCCGCCACCGTGCTCTTCGGCCTGGTGGCGGGCCGGCGCATCGGGATCAGCCAGTTCCCCGACGTGGACTTCCCCACCATCAGCGTCTCGCTGTCCTGGGAGGGCGCCTCGCCCGAGTCGATGGAAAGCGAGGTGGTGGAGGTGCTCGAAGAGGCCCTGGTGCAGGTGGAGGGCGTGCAGTCCATCACCTCTTCGGCCCGCCAGGGCGGCGCCAGCCTCACTTTGGAGCTGGCCATGGAGCGCGACGTGGACCTGGCGCTGCAGGACGTGCAGACGCGCATCGCGCAGTCCCAGCGCCGCCTGCCCCGGGACATGGACCCGGCCACCGTCTCCAAGACCAACCCCGAGGACCAGCCCATCCTCTGGCTGGGACTCTCCGGTCCCTTCCCGCGCCAGCGGCTGACCGACATCGCGCGTTACCAGGTCAAAGAGAAGCTCCAGACCCTGCCCGGCGTGGGCGAGATCACCATGGGCGGCTACCTGGAGCGCAACGTGCGCATCTGGCTGGACGGCGAGCGGCTGGACGAACGCGGCCTCACGGTGGGCGAGGTGACGCGCGCCCTGCAGGCCGGCCACGTGGAGCTGCCCGCCGGCCGCCTGGAGACCGAGGGCCGCGAGATCAACGTGCGCGTGCTGGGCGAGGCCCTGGACCTGGAGTCCTTCCGCAACTTGGAAGTGGGCAACCAGCGCGGCACGCCCGTTTACCTGCGCGACGTGGCGCTGGTGGAGGACGGCTTCGAGGATGTGCGCAGCATGGCCCGGGTCAACGGCCAGCCCGCCATGGGACTGGGCATCCGCAAACAGCGGGGCGCCAACGCCGTGGAGGTGGCCGCCCATGTCAAGACCGCCATGGCCCAGCTGCAGACCACCCTGCCCGAGGGCATGGAACTGGCCATCAACTTCGACTCCACCCAGTTCATCGCGGACTCGGTCCACGAGATCCAGTTCGAGCTGGTGCTCTCCGTGCTGCTCACGGCGCTGGTCTGCTGGATCTTCCTGGGTTCGCTCTCCAGCACGCTCAACGTGATCCTGGCCATTCCCATGTCCCTGCTGGGGACCGTGGCCGTGATCTACTTCCTCGGTTACACCTTCAACACCTTCACGCTGCTGGCCATGGCGCTGGCGGTGGGCATCGTGGTGGATGACGCCATCATGGTCATGGAGAACATCTTCCGGCACGGGGAGATGGGCAAGGACAAGGTCACGGCCGCCCGCGAGGGCACGGCGGAGATCACCTTCGCGGCGCTCTCCGCCACCATCGCCGTGGTGGCCATCTTCCTGCCCGTGATCTTCATGAAGGGCGTGGTGGGGCGCTTCTTCATGCAGTTCGGCGTCACGCTCTGCGTGGCCGTGCTGTTCAGCTACGTGGAGGCCGTCACCCTGGCCCCGGCCCGCTGCGCCCAGCTGCTGGACACCAGCCGCGAGGGCCGCGGCGGCGTGGGACGGCTCGCGGACCGCGTCTTCTCGCGCATCGAGCGCGCGTATCACACCACCCTGGGCCACGTGCTGACCCACCCGGGCAAGGTGCTCGTGGGCGCGCTGCTGCTCACCGTGGGCGCCATCGCCGTGCTGCGATCCCTGCCCGGTGAGTTCGTCCCCACCCAGGACCAGAGCCGCCTGATGGTCCGCGTGCAGACCGCCGTGGGCGCCAACATCAACGAGACCGACCAGCTGATGACCAAGGTGGAGGCGCGCGTGCTGGCCCACCCCGAGGTGCTGCGCTGTTTCGGCGTGGTGGGCGGGATGGGCTCCGGCCAGGTGAACTCGGCCTTCCTGTTCGTGACGCTGGTGGAACCCGGGGAGCGGACCTTCACGCACCTGGACTTCGCCGGCGTGCTGCGCAAGGAGCTCAACTCCATCCCCGGTGTGCGCGCCATGGTGCAGGACCCCAGCCAGCAGGGCTTCACGGCCCGGCGCGGCTTCCCCATCGAATTCTCCGTGCGCGGCTCGGACTGGGACGACCTGGTGCTCGTCTCAGGCGGCCTGAAGAAGGAGTTGGAGGCCAGTGGCCTGGCCGTGGACGTGGACACGGACTACCAGGTGGGCATGCCCGAGCTGCGTGTCACACCGGACCGGGCGCGCTGCGCCGACCTGGGCATTCCCGTGGAGGACGTGGCCGGCGCCATCAACGCGCTGGTGGGCGGCCTGCGGGTGGGCAAGTACAGCGAGGGCGGCCGGCGCCTGGACGTGCGCATGCGCCTGCTGGCCGGCCAGCGCTCGCGCCCCGAGGACTTGATGCGCCTGCGGGTCCGCACAGCGGCCGGCGAGCTGGTGCCGCTCTCCAGCGTGGTGGTCACCGAGGAGCGCCCCGCCCTCCAGGCCATCACGCGCCGGGACCGCGAGCGCGCCATCACCATCACGGCCAACGTGGCGCCCGGCCACGCCCAGCAGGAGGTGCTGGCCGCGGTGGAGGAAATGGGCCGCGACCTGCCCGGCGGGCACCGGCTGGTGCTGGGTGGAGCCAGCGTGGCCTTCAAGGAATCCATGGGCAGCCTGCTGATGACGCTC
Encoded here:
- a CDS encoding efflux RND transporter periplasmic adaptor subunit, which translates into the protein MMRMIPARLAVGLLALLLSVACSRGGKEAAAPAGGKRGAQPMPVDVSLVSGQQVEYLVSAVGSIEAFEIVQITARVPGAVERVLFREGQVVAAGQPLVEIEPERYRLLVEEASAALEKARAALAEAEAGLNRRDGANDRNPGLIAGEEVESWRTRVATAKAELRSREATLAQTVRNADDSRACAPFAGAIQTRDVQTGRYVQPGALLATLVRREPLLLRFQVPEGEASRLRPGLVARFQVRNQPGGGQARLVHVAESAREDTRMVDVTAEVLRPDPALRPGSFAEISVPVGSSANSPVIPQTAVRPSERGFLAYVIKNGKAQERVLELGLRTAEGLVEVRSGLAPAESLVVRGAEALRDGSAVRVGGGKPGGGPAGAKPGAGEKVKP
- a CDS encoding efflux RND transporter permease subunit, producing the protein MNLTEICIRKPVLAWMMISATVLFGLVAGRRIGISQFPDVDFPTISVSLSWEGASPESMESEVVEVLEEALVQVEGVQSITSSARQGGASLTLELAMERDVDLALQDVQTRIAQSQRRLPRDMDPATVSKTNPEDQPILWLGLSGPFPRQRLTDIARYQVKEKLQTLPGVGEITMGGYLERNVRIWLDGERLDERGLTVGEVTRALQAGHVELPAGRLETEGREINVRVLGEALDLESFRNLEVGNQRGTPVYLRDVALVEDGFEDVRSMARVNGQPAMGLGIRKQRGANAVEVAAHVKTAMAQLQTTLPEGMELAINFDSTQFIADSVHEIQFELVLSVLLTALVCWIFLGSLSSTLNVILAIPMSLLGTVAVIYFLGYTFNTFTLLAMALAVGIVVDDAIMVMENIFRHGEMGKDKVTAAREGTAEITFAALSATIAVVAIFLPVIFMKGVVGRFFMQFGVTLCVAVLFSYVEAVTLAPARCAQLLDTSREGRGGVGRLADRVFSRIERAYHTTLGHVLTHPGKVLVGALLLTVGAIAVLRSLPGEFVPTQDQSRLMVRVQTAVGANINETDQLMTKVEARVLAHPEVLRCFGVVGGMGSGQVNSAFLFVTLVEPGERTFTHLDFAGVLRKELNSIPGVRAMVQDPSQQGFTARRGFPIEFSVRGSDWDDLVLVSGGLKKELEASGLAVDVDTDYQVGMPELRVTPDRARCADLGIPVEDVAGAINALVGGLRVGKYSEGGRRLDVRMRLLAGQRSRPEDLMRLRVRTAAGELVPLSSVVVTEERPALQAITRRDRERAITITANVAPGHAQQEVLAAVEEMGRDLPGGHRLVLGGASVAFKESMGSLLMTLFLGIAVAYMVLASQFNSLLHPVTVLTILPLSVAGAAGGLWLAGKSLNIFSMIGLLLLLGIVKKNSIILVDYARQAQARGLAARDALLEAGPKRLRPILMTSTATMMAALPSALGLGPGSEIRSPMAIGILTGLAVSTALSLLVVPAFHLKADQWLDGVREWRRRRWLAKLPPTPPGA